A genomic segment from Actinomadura hallensis encodes:
- a CDS encoding SNF2-related protein encodes MLVAHATWHGGALCLWAERTGPHEPAPGAHPFATCDFTGTSYEAFTRNAIRVELSLTLPTLDGAPLPSAELRPEPARGGVGLRPWRVPALVLDPFPAMALLQAAEDAADVVPGTDLRFLCLLADEAVHLAGRGSVLPALLREDGDLVARWRPVVDDPARFRALARAMPAACRAADGGRPAAEVLREALTGLVDTAVRGVVPHPLLAPRRKEPDRLPLAERWVAALTGPSPRVAREPRDDPDDLIAELDAWAAAARRPSGPLRVCFRLAEPGAEEFEPETGAAEPRDRDAWRVEFALQGTDDPSLYVPAAMIWNGEAASVPDAEETLLAGLGRALRLFPDLAPALDGPSPDGLDLDTAGAFRFLRHAAPMLAAAGFGVLLPQWAGKAKLGMRLTTRQEDPEASSGAAASSGFDLTSMVDFRWDLAIGDESIDEAELEELARLKTPLVRLRGRWVELDERQLEAALDFLRRPRTGRMTAAEAIRAVVHAGDDALPLTSVDATGPLGDLLSGEADRRLTPMGTPSGFNGTLRPFQERGLAWLAFLDRIGLGGILADSMGLGKCIGKDEFVYVNGALIKAKDVWARYATTFTFDGEGEWSTPAKPLTVNSLTEDGRIVPARITRLYRQHVREKVRRIGLDDGSELVATRRHRFLGLDGWVREVRPGARVCVPARLRHDGTPVDPDLTVLLAWQIAEGSEGRWSSVVITQKDERVLLDLRDRLRRVAGRFALELPEPKVVPAAGSRVAYLRFSGMPYRALLEEHGYRWAGHSAHKRIPETIVAADDDTVRLFLRHYFAAEATVRPRDRVVEISSASVYVIRQLSAMLRRFGIWLRISTRWKCATNGSGTKRPYQIGLIGGPGLRLFNEHIGIADETKQARLDEVCSVPHNTNVEGVPGSSREVFYATVVSVEEIDYEGHVYDFEVADHHNYVAEGILCHNTAQTLALLASEREEGRRPGPTLLIGPMSLVGNWEREAARFTPKLRVYVHHGTGRHQGDGLAEAAAGADLVLTTYGTAARDAEALARIAWERVVCDEAQALKNSGTRQARAVRSIPARTRIALTGTPVENHLTELWSIMEFANPGLLGPRAEFRRRFAIPIEREGDERAAAALKRATGPFILRRLKTDRSIISDLPEKQEIKVYCNLTAEQASLYRATVDDMLQQIAEADETRRRGLVLATMAKLKQVCNHPAQLLKDGSRLPGRSGKLERLEEICAEVVEQGEKALVFTQYAEFGSMLQPYLASRLERPVLWLHGGTSKRARDELVQRFQNDEEPAVFLLSLKAAGTGLTLTAANHVVHVDRWWNPAVEDQATDRAFRIGQTRNVQVRKFICVGTMEERVDEMIERKKALAESIVGTGEDWLTELSVAELRDVLRLSPEAVSG; translated from the coding sequence ATGCTCGTCGCCCACGCCACCTGGCATGGCGGTGCACTCTGCCTCTGGGCCGAGCGCACCGGCCCGCACGAGCCCGCCCCCGGCGCGCACCCGTTCGCGACGTGCGACTTCACCGGCACGTCCTACGAGGCGTTCACGCGCAACGCGATCCGCGTCGAGCTGTCCCTGACGCTGCCGACCCTGGACGGCGCACCGCTCCCGTCGGCGGAGCTGAGGCCGGAGCCGGCGCGCGGCGGCGTCGGGCTGCGCCCGTGGCGGGTTCCGGCGCTCGTGCTCGACCCGTTCCCCGCGATGGCGCTGCTCCAGGCCGCCGAGGACGCCGCCGACGTCGTCCCCGGCACCGACCTGCGGTTCCTGTGCCTGCTCGCGGACGAGGCCGTCCACCTCGCCGGGCGCGGCAGCGTCCTGCCCGCCCTGCTGCGCGAGGACGGCGACCTCGTGGCCCGCTGGCGGCCGGTCGTCGACGACCCGGCGCGGTTCCGGGCGCTGGCCCGCGCCATGCCCGCCGCCTGCCGCGCCGCCGACGGCGGGCGTCCCGCCGCCGAGGTGCTGCGCGAGGCGCTGACCGGGCTGGTCGACACCGCCGTGCGGGGCGTGGTGCCGCATCCGCTGCTGGCGCCGCGGCGCAAGGAGCCCGACCGGCTGCCGCTCGCCGAACGCTGGGTGGCGGCGCTGACCGGCCCGTCGCCGCGGGTCGCCCGCGAGCCGCGCGACGACCCGGACGACCTGATCGCCGAGCTGGACGCGTGGGCCGCCGCCGCGCGCCGCCCGTCCGGCCCGCTCCGCGTCTGCTTCCGCCTCGCCGAACCCGGCGCGGAGGAGTTCGAGCCGGAGACCGGCGCCGCCGAACCGCGGGACCGCGACGCCTGGCGGGTCGAGTTCGCCCTGCAGGGCACCGACGACCCCAGCCTCTACGTCCCCGCCGCCATGATCTGGAACGGGGAGGCCGCCTCGGTCCCCGACGCCGAGGAGACCCTCCTGGCCGGCCTCGGCCGGGCGCTGCGGCTGTTCCCCGACCTGGCGCCCGCCCTCGACGGCCCCTCCCCGGACGGCCTGGACCTCGACACCGCGGGCGCGTTCCGGTTCCTCCGCCACGCGGCCCCGATGCTCGCCGCCGCCGGCTTCGGCGTCCTGCTCCCCCAGTGGGCGGGCAAGGCGAAGCTCGGCATGAGGCTCACCACCCGCCAGGAGGACCCGGAGGCGTCGTCGGGCGCGGCCGCGTCCTCCGGTTTCGACCTCACGTCGATGGTCGACTTCCGCTGGGACCTCGCCATCGGCGACGAGAGCATCGACGAGGCCGAGCTCGAGGAGCTGGCCCGCCTGAAGACCCCGCTCGTGCGGCTGCGCGGCCGCTGGGTCGAGCTGGACGAGCGGCAGCTGGAGGCCGCCCTCGACTTCCTGCGCCGCCCGCGCACCGGCCGCATGACCGCCGCCGAGGCGATCCGCGCGGTCGTCCACGCCGGCGACGACGCCCTCCCCCTCACCTCCGTCGACGCGACAGGCCCCCTGGGCGACCTCCTCTCCGGCGAAGCCGACCGCCGCCTCACCCCCATGGGGACCCCTTCAGGGTTCAACGGCACTCTGCGTCCCTTCCAGGAACGCGGTCTGGCATGGCTGGCGTTCCTGGACAGGATCGGGCTCGGCGGGATCCTGGCGGACTCGATGGGACTCGGAAAATGCATCGGCAAGGACGAGTTCGTCTATGTGAACGGCGCCCTGATCAAGGCGAAGGACGTCTGGGCTCGATACGCGACCACTTTCACCTTCGACGGCGAGGGTGAATGGAGTACGCCTGCCAAGCCTCTGACCGTGAACTCCCTCACCGAGGACGGGCGCATCGTGCCCGCTCGGATCACTCGGCTATACCGGCAGCACGTACGGGAGAAAGTCCGCAGGATCGGGCTGGACGACGGAAGCGAGCTCGTGGCCACCCGGCGCCATCGGTTTCTCGGCCTCGACGGGTGGGTGAGAGAAGTTCGTCCCGGCGCGCGTGTCTGCGTTCCGGCGCGGCTGCGGCACGACGGCACCCCCGTCGACCCGGACCTGACGGTCCTTCTCGCCTGGCAGATCGCAGAGGGGTCCGAGGGACGCTGGTCGAGCGTGGTGATCACGCAGAAGGACGAACGAGTCCTTCTGGACCTGCGTGACCGGCTACGGCGCGTCGCCGGGCGCTTCGCCCTCGAACTGCCCGAGCCGAAGGTCGTCCCGGCGGCGGGGTCCAGGGTCGCCTACCTCCGGTTCAGCGGCATGCCGTACCGCGCCCTTCTCGAGGAGCACGGTTACCGCTGGGCCGGACATTCCGCGCACAAGCGCATCCCCGAAACGATCGTGGCGGCCGACGATGACACGGTCCGGCTCTTCCTGCGGCACTATTTCGCGGCAGAGGCCACGGTGCGCCCCCGGGACCGTGTCGTCGAGATCTCCTCGGCGTCCGTCTACGTCATCCGCCAGTTGAGCGCCATGTTGCGCCGATTCGGCATCTGGCTGCGAATCTCCACCAGATGGAAGTGCGCGACGAACGGCTCCGGAACGAAGCGTCCCTACCAGATCGGCTTGATCGGTGGTCCAGGCCTTCGCCTGTTCAACGAACACATCGGCATCGCCGACGAAACCAAGCAGGCGCGCTTGGACGAGGTCTGCTCCGTTCCGCACAACACCAACGTCGAGGGAGTCCCTGGAAGCTCCCGCGAGGTCTTCTACGCCACGGTGGTCTCCGTCGAGGAGATCGACTACGAAGGCCACGTCTACGACTTCGAGGTGGCGGATCACCACAACTACGTCGCCGAAGGCATCCTGTGCCACAACACCGCACAGACCCTTGCTCTTCTCGCGTCGGAGAGAGAGGAGGGCCGACGCCCGGGGCCGACCCTGCTGATCGGACCAATGTCGCTGGTGGGGAATTGGGAGCGGGAGGCGGCGCGGTTCACTCCCAAGCTGCGCGTCTACGTCCATCACGGGACGGGGCGGCACCAGGGGGACGGGCTGGCGGAGGCGGCCGCGGGGGCCGATCTCGTCCTCACCACCTATGGGACGGCGGCGCGGGACGCGGAGGCGCTCGCGCGGATCGCGTGGGAGCGGGTCGTCTGCGACGAGGCGCAGGCGCTGAAGAACAGCGGGACGCGGCAGGCCAGGGCGGTGCGGAGCATCCCCGCACGGACCCGCATCGCGCTCACCGGCACCCCGGTCGAGAACCATCTGACCGAGCTGTGGTCGATCATGGAGTTCGCCAACCCGGGGCTGCTCGGGCCGCGCGCCGAGTTCCGGCGGCGGTTCGCGATCCCGATCGAGCGGGAGGGCGACGAGCGGGCGGCGGCGGCGCTGAAGCGGGCGACGGGGCCGTTCATCCTGCGCCGGCTGAAGACCGACCGGTCGATCATCTCGGACCTGCCGGAGAAGCAGGAAATCAAGGTCTACTGCAACCTGACCGCCGAGCAGGCGTCGCTGTACCGGGCGACCGTGGACGACATGCTCCAGCAGATCGCCGAGGCGGACGAGACGCGGCGGCGCGGGCTGGTCCTGGCGACGATGGCCAAGCTGAAGCAGGTCTGCAACCACCCGGCCCAGCTGCTCAAGGACGGGTCCCGGCTGCCCGGCCGGTCCGGCAAGCTCGAACGGCTGGAGGAGATCTGCGCCGAGGTCGTGGAGCAGGGCGAGAAGGCGCTCGTGTTCACCCAGTACGCCGAGTTCGGCTCGATGCTCCAGCCCTACCTGGCGTCGCGCCTTGAGCGGCCGGTCTTGTGGCTGCACGGGGGGACGTCCAAGCGCGCGCGGGACGAACTCGTCCAGCGGTTCCAGAACGACGAAGAGCCCGCGGTCTTCCTCTTGTCCCTCAAGGCCGCGGGGACGGGTCTGACGCTGACCGCCGCCAACCACGTCGTGCACGTCGACCGCTGGTGGAACCCCGCCGTCGAGGACCAGGCGACCGACCGCGCGTTCCGCATCGGGCAGACCCGCAACGTCCAGGTCCGCAAGTTCATCTGCGTCGGGACGATGGAGGAGCGCGTCGACGAGATGATCGAACGCAAGAAGGCCCTCGCCGAGTCGATCGTCGGCACCGGCGAGGACTGGCTGACCGAGCTGTCGGTCGCGGAGCTGCGCGACGTGCTGCGCCTGTCCCCCGAGGCGGTGAGCGGCTGA
- a CDS encoding serine/threonine-protein kinase, with protein sequence MTGVLRVQTDMGTGTRRRLGGYRLLAEIGRGSTAVVHLALDPRGREVAVKALRPELAGEPEAISRLAREMSAQARVRSEYVARLLDGTVGAGAGPAPATDAAAGEARPLVTAPDVVPHVVMQYVPGCPLYDLVPAYGPLRPDRLARFARRLALALGDVHDAGVLHRDVSPGNVIVMGDRPTLIDFGIAHEAGAVQITRRGMVVGTPAYLAPELIEGERATTASDVFSWAATVAYAATGRPPFGRGSLHGVCFRILRGRADLDGVPEPLAGLLRLAFRRDPSRRPPARWFAGALADGDRAAAGRDAAAAA encoded by the coding sequence GTGACTGGCGTCCTCCGCGTCCAAACGGACATGGGGACGGGGACGCGAAGGAGACTGGGCGGCTACCGCCTGCTGGCCGAGATCGGGCGGGGGAGCACCGCGGTGGTGCACCTGGCCCTGGACCCCCGCGGCCGCGAGGTCGCGGTGAAGGCGCTGCGGCCCGAACTGGCGGGGGAACCGGAGGCGATCTCCCGGCTGGCCCGCGAGATGTCGGCGCAGGCCCGCGTGCGCAGCGAGTACGTCGCGCGGCTCCTGGACGGGACGGTCGGCGCCGGAGCGGGGCCGGCGCCCGCCACTGACGCGGCCGCCGGGGAGGCCCGGCCCCTGGTCACCGCGCCCGACGTCGTCCCGCACGTCGTGATGCAGTACGTGCCGGGCTGCCCGCTGTACGACCTGGTCCCCGCGTACGGGCCGCTGCGCCCCGACCGGCTCGCCCGCTTCGCGCGGCGGCTGGCGCTCGCCCTGGGCGACGTTCACGACGCGGGCGTCCTGCACCGGGACGTGTCGCCCGGGAACGTGATCGTCATGGGGGACCGTCCGACGCTGATCGACTTCGGCATCGCGCACGAGGCCGGCGCCGTGCAGATCACCAGGCGCGGCATGGTCGTGGGGACCCCCGCCTACCTGGCGCCCGAGCTGATCGAAGGGGAACGCGCGACCACCGCGTCGGACGTGTTCTCATGGGCCGCGACGGTCGCCTACGCCGCGACGGGGCGGCCGCCGTTCGGGCGCGGCTCGCTGCACGGGGTGTGCTTCCGCATCCTGCGCGGCCGGGCCGACCTCGACGGCGTCCCTGAGCCGCTGGCGGGGCTGCTGCGGCTCGCCTTCCGCCGCGACCCGTCCCGCCGCCCGCCCGCACGCTGGTTCGCGGGCGCGCTCGCGGACGGCGACCGGGCGGCGGCCGGGCGTGACGCGGCGGCGGCCGCGTGA
- a CDS encoding SDR family NAD(P)-dependent oxidoreductase — protein MRHAYRTALVTGASSGIGESFARLLAARGADLVIVARRADLLDGLARELVERYRVAVEVVAADLTDPAQRAEVEGRLRSDPVELLVNNAGYGAFGAFAELPLDDHLAQIELNVNALVRLTHAALPGMIERGRGGVLNVASMAGFAPSPGSATYGATKAYVAAFSESLHSEVAAKGVHVTALCPGFTRTEDDVPPNLLWLRRDDVARAGLEAVAAGRALCVPGVQYKAAFPALKLVPRPLLRAAVNRMWQQAADSR, from the coding sequence ATGCGACACGCGTACCGAACGGCGCTCGTCACCGGCGCGTCCAGCGGCATCGGGGAGAGCTTCGCCCGTCTCCTGGCCGCCCGCGGCGCCGACCTGGTGATCGTGGCCCGCCGGGCCGACCTGCTGGACGGGCTGGCCCGCGAGCTGGTCGAGCGGTACCGGGTCGCGGTGGAGGTGGTGGCGGCCGACCTCACCGACCCCGCGCAGCGCGCCGAGGTCGAGGGGCGGCTGCGCAGCGACCCGGTCGAGCTGCTGGTGAACAACGCCGGATACGGCGCGTTTGGAGCGTTCGCGGAGCTGCCGCTGGACGATCACCTCGCGCAGATCGAGCTGAACGTGAACGCGCTCGTGCGGCTCACCCACGCCGCGCTGCCGGGCATGATCGAGCGCGGCCGCGGCGGGGTGCTGAACGTCGCGTCGATGGCGGGGTTCGCGCCGTCGCCGGGCAGCGCGACGTACGGGGCGACCAAGGCGTACGTGGCGGCGTTCTCCGAGAGCCTGCACTCCGAGGTCGCGGCCAAGGGCGTCCATGTGACGGCGCTCTGCCCCGGCTTCACGCGCACGGAGGACGACGTCCCGCCCAACCTGCTGTGGCTGCGGCGCGACGACGTCGCCCGCGCCGGGCTGGAGGCCGTCGCCGCGGGTCGCGCGCTGTGCGTTCCCGGTGTGCAGTATAAGGCGGCGTTCCCGGCCCTGAAGCTCGTGCCGAGGCCGCTGCTGCGCGCCGCGGTGAACCGGATGTGGCAGCAGGCCGCCGACAGCCGCTGA
- a CDS encoding SWIM zinc finger family protein, whose amino-acid sequence MGEGVRARTKRGSIGSQWWSRRFIDLLESFADPGRLSRGRTYARKGQVFDLKVAPYEVTAKVRGSAPDPYEVALGIDAIDEAGWRAVERELASRAVFRARLLAGEMPPEIEWVFAELGLALFPGEASDLHLMCDCPDWGDPCKHAAAVLYLLAEAFDDDPFLILEWNGRGRNELLAALRRGGGTEPDPFDLEDEPLTAENFWAAPSGLAGLRDRPAAPPVPPGFVLRMAAPPPVRVRRRDLVDVLAPVYEALAGQDGADPPGG is encoded by the coding sequence ATGGGCGAGGGCGTCAGGGCGCGCACGAAGCGCGGCTCGATCGGGTCGCAGTGGTGGTCGCGGCGCTTCATCGACCTCCTGGAGTCGTTCGCCGACCCGGGGCGGCTGTCGCGCGGCCGGACCTACGCCCGCAAGGGGCAGGTGTTCGACCTGAAGGTGGCCCCGTACGAGGTCACGGCGAAGGTGCGGGGTTCTGCGCCCGACCCGTACGAGGTGGCGCTCGGCATCGACGCGATCGACGAGGCGGGCTGGCGGGCGGTCGAGCGGGAGCTGGCGTCCCGGGCGGTGTTCCGGGCCCGCCTGCTGGCCGGGGAGATGCCGCCGGAGATCGAGTGGGTCTTCGCCGAGCTCGGTCTCGCGCTCTTCCCCGGGGAGGCGTCCGATCTGCACCTGATGTGCGACTGCCCCGACTGGGGCGACCCGTGCAAGCACGCGGCGGCCGTCCTGTACCTGCTGGCCGAGGCGTTCGACGACGACCCGTTCCTCATCCTGGAGTGGAACGGGCGGGGCAGGAACGAGCTTCTCGCGGCGCTGCGGCGCGGCGGCGGGACCGAGCCCGACCCCTTCGACCTGGAGGACGAGCCGCTCACGGCCGAGAACTTCTGGGCCGCCCCGTCCGGCCTGGCCGGGCTCCGCGACCGGCCCGCCGCGCCTCCGGTCCCGCCCGGTTTCGTGCTGCGCATGGCCGCGCCCCCGCCGGTCAGGGTCCGCCGCCGCGACCTCGTGGACGTGCTCGCCCCCGTGTACGAGGCGCTCGCCGGGCAGGACGGCGCCGATCCGCCCGGCGGCTGA
- a CDS encoding enoyl-CoA hydratase/isomerase family protein has product MGEFVRVEVEDGVATIRLDRPKMNALNAQMQRELIDAAREVTQNETVAAVVLYGGERVFAAGADIKEMAPMSYAEMSAGHSRLLQDFTKALAGIPKPVIAAITGYALGGGLEVALTADFRVAGEGAKVGQPEIQLGIIPGAGGTQRLSRLIGPAKAKDLVYSGRHVKAGEALAMGLVDRVVPDAEVYTAAKEWAATFVGGPAIALRAAKQAIDAGLEVDLDTGLEIERTQFAALFATEDQATGMRSFMEEGPGKATFSGR; this is encoded by the coding sequence GTGGGCGAGTTCGTACGGGTCGAGGTCGAGGACGGGGTCGCGACGATCAGGCTGGACCGTCCCAAGATGAACGCCCTGAACGCCCAGATGCAGCGCGAGCTGATCGACGCGGCCCGGGAGGTCACCCAGAACGAGACCGTCGCCGCCGTCGTCCTGTACGGCGGGGAGAGGGTGTTCGCGGCGGGCGCCGACATCAAGGAGATGGCGCCGATGTCGTACGCGGAGATGTCGGCGGGCCACTCCCGGCTCCTGCAGGACTTCACCAAGGCGCTGGCCGGGATCCCGAAGCCGGTCATCGCCGCGATCACCGGGTACGCGCTCGGCGGCGGCCTGGAGGTCGCGCTGACCGCCGACTTCCGGGTCGCGGGCGAGGGGGCGAAGGTGGGGCAGCCGGAGATCCAGCTCGGCATCATCCCCGGCGCGGGCGGGACGCAGCGGCTGTCCCGGCTCATCGGCCCCGCCAAGGCGAAGGACCTGGTCTACTCCGGGCGGCACGTCAAGGCCGGCGAGGCCCTCGCGATGGGCCTCGTGGACCGGGTCGTCCCGGACGCCGAGGTCTACACGGCCGCCAAGGAGTGGGCCGCGACGTTCGTCGGAGGCCCGGCGATCGCGCTGCGCGCCGCCAAGCAGGCCATCGACGCGGGCCTGGAGGTCGACCTCGACACGGGTCTGGAGATCGAGCGGACCCAGTTCGCCGCGCTGTTCGCCACCGAGGACCAGGCGACCGGCATGCGGAGCTTCATGGAGGAGGGCCCCGGCAAGGCCACCTTCAGCGGCCGCTGA
- a CDS encoding serine/threonine-protein kinase, translated as MKGAVTSGDRIGHYRVLETLGEGGMGVVYLGADSEGRNVAIKVLRPAVAGDATARRRLAREVDSMRRVHSPHVAEILDADVTAEQPYIVTQYVPGRTLEEVVEDEGPIYGPALQRLAVGLASALSAIHGAGIVHRDLKPGNVMLVESEPIVIDFGIAQAADATRLTATGMVIGTPGYLAPEIIEGEDAGPPSDVHAWAGTVAYAATGRPPFGSGTFESIFYKIMQGTPDLDGVPDALLPVLRSAMARNPAERPTAVGLVQLTRRIHIEATITDQTRVDQHYPSASPPQEEPAPDHSRQFSMPAAGPPPQDVPARPTTPGSTAIPAAAPTPAPVPAQPSDFVGQLPPAAPPPVPPPGPAPYKAGEQFRGGAYAPPPDPYAQGGYPPQYGLPPGQAPGQAPGQPPPGAVQPGQTGPYDQRAGDAQRRAEGDRRKPYGWYRVLSFIVLVALLGFANIVPLIAVLVTVGGVLVLRMADKAAQGMEGRQTRRGPRSGDAFAAAFRTPLHLPGALMSTLLWTSLSLTAGLILLGVLVFADSGMSASKAIAYSAMAVIALLCLAPGSGAPRRQLARIWGALLPRTEAALAGAIILGVFAAVLVVLSQEKPPDTTPLDGMSQDLESLRTDVRDLVSRIPGL; from the coding sequence ATGAAGGGAGCTGTCACGTCCGGGGACCGAATCGGCCACTACCGCGTCCTTGAGACCCTCGGCGAAGGGGGCATGGGCGTCGTCTACCTCGGCGCCGACTCCGAGGGGCGCAACGTGGCCATCAAGGTGCTGCGGCCCGCGGTCGCGGGGGACGCCACGGCGCGTCGCCGGCTGGCCCGCGAGGTCGACTCGATGCGGCGTGTGCACAGCCCGCACGTCGCCGAGATCCTCGACGCCGACGTGACCGCCGAGCAGCCCTACATCGTGACCCAGTACGTCCCCGGCCGGACGCTGGAGGAGGTCGTCGAGGACGAGGGCCCGATCTACGGGCCGGCGCTGCAGCGGCTCGCCGTCGGGCTGGCCTCGGCGCTGTCGGCGATCCACGGCGCGGGGATCGTGCACCGCGACCTCAAGCCCGGCAACGTCATGCTGGTCGAGAGCGAGCCGATCGTGATCGACTTCGGCATCGCGCAGGCCGCGGACGCGACCCGGCTCACCGCGACCGGGATGGTGATCGGCACCCCCGGCTACCTGGCCCCGGAGATCATCGAGGGGGAGGACGCGGGCCCGCCGTCGGACGTGCACGCCTGGGCGGGCACGGTCGCCTACGCCGCGACCGGCCGCCCCCCGTTCGGCTCCGGGACGTTCGAGTCGATCTTCTACAAGATCATGCAGGGCACCCCGGACCTCGACGGCGTGCCCGACGCGCTGCTGCCCGTGCTGCGGTCGGCGATGGCGCGCAACCCGGCCGAGCGCCCCACGGCGGTCGGCCTGGTGCAGCTCACCCGCCGCATCCACATCGAGGCCACGATCACCGACCAGACGCGGGTCGACCAGCACTACCCGTCGGCGTCCCCGCCGCAGGAGGAGCCCGCGCCCGACCACTCGCGGCAGTTCTCGATGCCCGCGGCCGGGCCGCCGCCGCAGGACGTCCCGGCCCGTCCCACCACGCCGGGCTCGACCGCGATCCCGGCCGCCGCGCCGACGCCCGCCCCGGTGCCGGCGCAGCCCAGCGACTTCGTGGGGCAGCTGCCGCCCGCGGCGCCCCCGCCCGTCCCGCCGCCCGGCCCCGCCCCCTACAAGGCGGGGGAGCAGTTCCGCGGCGGCGCGTACGCACCGCCGCCGGACCCCTACGCCCAGGGCGGGTACCCGCCGCAGTACGGCCTGCCGCCGGGTCAGGCACCGGGCCAGGCGCCGGGTCAGCCGCCGCCCGGGGCGGTCCAGCCGGGGCAGACGGGCCCCTACGACCAGCGGGCCGGGGACGCGCAGCGCCGCGCCGAGGGGGACCGCCGCAAGCCCTACGGCTGGTACCGGGTCCTCAGCTTCATCGTCCTGGTGGCGCTGCTCGGGTTCGCCAACATCGTGCCGTTGATCGCGGTGCTGGTCACCGTCGGCGGCGTGCTCGTCCTGCGGATGGCCGACAAGGCCGCGCAGGGCATGGAGGGGCGCCAGACGCGGCGCGGCCCGCGCTCGGGCGACGCGTTCGCGGCCGCGTTCCGGACGCCGCTGCACCTGCCGGGGGCGCTGATGTCCACGCTGCTGTGGACGTCGCTCAGCCTCACGGCGGGCCTGATCCTGCTCGGGGTCCTGGTGTTCGCCGACTCCGGCATGAGCGCCTCCAAGGCCATCGCCTACTCCGCCATGGCGGTGATCGCGCTGCTCTGCCTCGCGCCGGGCAGCGGCGCGCCGCGGCGGCAGCTGGCCCGGATCTGGGGCGCGCTCCTGCCGCGCACCGAGGCCGCCCTGGCCGGCGCCATCATCCTCGGGGTCTTCGCCGCGGTCCTCGTCGTGCTGTCGCAGGAGAAGCCGCCCGACACCACCCCGCTGGACGGCATGAGCCAGGATCTGGAGAGCCTGCGCACCGACGTCCGCGACCTCGTCTCCCGGATTCCGGGCCTGTGA
- a CDS encoding acyl-ACP desaturase: protein MSVTPEDKLQTDLLHDLEPVVEKELNRHLSMAKEWFPHQYVPWSEGRDYDGPLDGEPWSIEQSRLSHEARESLIVNLLTEDNLPGYHRAIATVYGRDGAWGTWVNRWTAEEDRHATVLRDYLTVTRAVDPVALERARMRHMQAGYEADHGDSFLHGTAYVSFQELATRVSHRNTGSASGDPVCEQMMARIAADENLHMIFYRNLMAAALEAAPNATMRAITDVVTTFQMPGHSIDGFLRKSVVIANAGIYDLRLHHDDVLIPVLRKWGVFDRTDLSGDGEKAREELGEFLEQLDAAATKFETRREERRARQAAKKG, encoded by the coding sequence ATGTCCGTGACCCCCGAAGACAAGCTCCAGACCGACCTCCTCCACGACCTCGAACCGGTCGTGGAGAAGGAGCTGAACCGGCACCTGTCGATGGCCAAGGAGTGGTTCCCGCACCAGTACGTGCCCTGGAGCGAGGGCCGCGACTACGACGGCCCGCTCGACGGCGAGCCCTGGTCGATCGAGCAGTCGAGGCTGAGTCACGAGGCGCGCGAGTCGCTGATCGTGAACCTGCTCACCGAGGACAACCTGCCCGGCTACCACCGCGCCATCGCCACGGTGTACGGCCGCGACGGCGCCTGGGGCACCTGGGTGAACCGCTGGACCGCCGAGGAGGACCGGCACGCCACCGTCCTGCGCGACTACCTCACCGTCACCCGCGCCGTCGACCCGGTCGCGCTGGAGCGCGCCCGCATGCGCCACATGCAGGCGGGCTACGAGGCCGACCACGGCGACTCGTTCCTGCACGGGACGGCGTACGTGTCCTTCCAGGAGCTCGCGACCCGCGTGTCGCACCGCAACACCGGGAGCGCGTCGGGCGACCCCGTCTGCGAGCAGATGATGGCCCGCATCGCCGCCGACGAGAACCTCCACATGATCTTCTACCGGAACCTCATGGCCGCCGCGCTGGAGGCCGCCCCGAACGCGACGATGCGGGCGATCACCGACGTGGTCACGACGTTCCAGATGCCGGGCCACAGCATCGACGGGTTCCTGCGCAAGTCGGTCGTCATCGCCAACGCCGGCATCTACGACCTGCGGCTGCACCACGACGACGTGCTCATCCCGGTGCTGCGCAAGTGGGGCGTCTTCGACCGCACCGACCTGTCGGGCGACGGGGAGAAGGCCCGCGAGGAGCTCGGCGAGTTCCTGGAGCAGCTCGACGCCGCCGCCACCAAGTTCGAGACCCGCCGCGAGGAGCGCCGCGCCCGCCAGGCCGCCAAGAAGGGCTGA